A region from the Desmospora profundinema genome encodes:
- the queC gene encoding 7-cyano-7-deazaguanine synthase QueC encodes MKKRAVVVLSGGLDSTTCMGLAQEAGYALLPLTFAYGQRHGREVAQARKVARHYGVEHQVVDIGFFGQIGGSALTDTAIPVPDSGQEEGIPSTYVPARNLIFLSLAAAYAETRGAEVIYIGVSAVDFSGYPDCRPAFIESMEETINRATRAGHTGTRLRIEAPLVHLSKADTIREGLRLQVPYHLTTSCYRGEELACGRCDSCRLRLKGFADAGAEDPIPYRERV; translated from the coding sequence ATGAAGAAACGAGCGGTCGTCGTTTTGAGCGGCGGGCTGGACAGCACCACCTGTATGGGGCTGGCCCAGGAGGCGGGATACGCGTTGCTTCCTCTCACCTTCGCCTATGGACAGCGCCATGGGCGGGAAGTGGCACAGGCACGGAAGGTGGCACGCCACTACGGGGTGGAACATCAGGTGGTGGATATCGGCTTTTTCGGGCAGATCGGTGGGAGTGCGCTGACCGATACCGCCATTCCCGTTCCCGATTCGGGGCAGGAAGAGGGGATTCCCTCCACCTATGTCCCCGCCCGCAATCTTATCTTTCTCTCCCTGGCGGCGGCGTATGCCGAAACTCGTGGGGCGGAAGTGATCTATATCGGAGTCTCCGCCGTCGATTTCAGCGGATATCCCGACTGCCGTCCCGCTTTTATTGAGAGTATGGAGGAGACGATCAATCGGGCCACCCGTGCCGGTCATACGGGCACTCGCTTGCGCATCGAAGCCCCTTTGGTCCATCTCAGCAAAGCGGATACGATCCGGGAAGGATTGCGCCTGCAGGTCCCCTACCACCTCACCACCTCCTGCTACCGCGGGGAGGAGCTGGCCTGCGGCCGCTGTGACAGCTGTCGCCTGCGCCTGAAGGGATTTGCCGATGCGGGGGCGGAGGACCCGATTCCGTATCGGGAAAGGGTGTAG
- a CDS encoding copper resistance protein CopC yields the protein MKKGLALLIWTMVLLFAVPPSISAHAALLDTNPSDGEVVAAAPEKLVLTFSEVLEPDRGEVLLFDWNGHQIKLPQGESGERTATITRELPMLRDGTYTVVWNVVSADGHPVEGSFSFSVGEESDETVTIPTGSDWAHIGLILSRFGVVGLLLVGAGIYWTAYFAARRGLPDFAGLLGRGRLWGGGAIVVGMILSMVCYSAVLPGPSLFALIWEGRWDLVFQSPAVVVLFIQLVLLLLLAVPDMTNGWYLGVWAVLAASPAFGGHIWGMESSWTAAAVRVGHLWTVAWWVGGLSYLLLAGWHIKRHHRSWDWSTFRPFMGRVAIGAALLAIISGLVMVVLQTDGIFAFTAGTLWSYLLWTKIVLTLLMLFLGWALSRKWSQRPAVLPRLPVRLEWVVGVGILLAGVWMSQLPYPLPERPHVQELQSEEAAVPAELHISRLHIGTQTLTFSWDTEMTGEPERVEVRLYMPEHEMKLDPIEADRTESGRYQAEIPLNMVGVWEVEVRATLSQGEEIRWMDRIFVPGGGVS from the coding sequence ATGAAAAAAGGATTGGCACTTCTGATATGGACGATGGTACTGCTGTTTGCGGTGCCTCCTTCTATCTCTGCTCATGCGGCGCTTTTGGATACCAATCCCTCCGATGGGGAGGTGGTTGCGGCAGCGCCGGAGAAATTGGTGCTTACGTTTAGTGAGGTGCTGGAGCCGGATCGCGGCGAGGTACTGCTCTTTGATTGGAACGGGCATCAAATCAAACTGCCGCAAGGAGAATCCGGTGAACGGACTGCAACGATCACGCGGGAGCTGCCGATGTTGCGGGACGGTACCTACACGGTAGTGTGGAATGTGGTTTCCGCCGACGGTCACCCTGTGGAGGGGAGCTTTTCCTTTTCCGTGGGAGAGGAAAGTGATGAAACCGTTACCATCCCCACCGGTTCCGATTGGGCGCATATAGGGTTGATTCTCTCCCGGTTCGGCGTGGTGGGCCTGCTCCTTGTCGGAGCAGGGATCTACTGGACTGCTTATTTTGCTGCCCGTAGGGGATTGCCGGATTTCGCTGGATTGCTGGGACGGGGACGGCTGTGGGGCGGGGGGGCCATCGTGGTGGGGATGATCCTCAGCATGGTGTGCTACTCCGCTGTCTTGCCGGGCCCTTCTCTGTTTGCATTGATATGGGAAGGTCGTTGGGATTTGGTGTTTCAATCTCCGGCAGTCGTCGTGTTGTTTATACAATTGGTTTTGTTGCTGCTGCTGGCGGTTCCCGATATGACCAATGGCTGGTATCTGGGAGTTTGGGCCGTTTTGGCTGCCTCTCCGGCTTTTGGCGGCCATATCTGGGGGATGGAAAGTTCCTGGACCGCTGCTGCCGTACGAGTGGGCCATCTATGGACTGTCGCATGGTGGGTGGGGGGGCTTAGCTACCTGTTGCTGGCTGGTTGGCATATCAAACGTCATCACCGCTCATGGGACTGGAGCACATTCCGTCCTTTTATGGGGCGGGTGGCCATCGGGGCGGCCCTGCTTGCGATCATCAGCGGGCTGGTGATGGTCGTTCTGCAAACAGATGGAATCTTCGCTTTTACGGCGGGAACGCTCTGGTCTTATCTGCTATGGACTAAAATCGTGCTGACCTTATTGATGCTGTTTCTGGGTTGGGCTCTGTCCCGAAAGTGGTCCCAACGTCCCGCTGTTTTGCCGCGGCTGCCAGTCCGTTTGGAGTGGGTAGTGGGGGTGGGAATTCTCTTGGCGGGAGTCTGGATGAGCCAGTTACCGTATCCGTTGCCGGAACGTCCTCATGTACAGGAACTGCAATCGGAGGAAGCGGCGGTTCCGGCGGAATTGCATATTTCCAGGCTTCATATCGGTACACAAACCCTGACATTTTCGTGGGACACGGAAATGACCGGGGAACCGGAGCGGGTGGAGGTTCGTCTGTACATGCCGGAGCATGAGATGAAGTTGGATCCCATCGAGGCGGATCGGACGGAATCCGGCCGGTATCAGGCAGAGATCCCCTTGAACATGGTGGGCGTTTGGGAAGTGGAAGTACGGGCGACCTTGTCGCAAGGGGAGGAAATCCGCTGGATGGATCGGATATTTGTACCTGGAGGAGGAGTATCGTGA
- a CDS encoding SCO family protein → MQGGRQWSIWVALAVAVIVVGSWWWLDDSPQPVTRTTDPAGINSEPIPEFSYTNQDGEEFGFSDLEGEIWIANLVFTRCPDVCSPMTANLSRVQERLKEEGIDVELVTFSVDPVHDRPEVLKQFGSNLRADFSNWNFLTHDDPEVMHRFLQSAFRAPIKASPATDTEPLTIDHSTRFYVMDPSGRIMMTHDGLQPDMDAIVRDVAALDAADGFVAKKR, encoded by the coding sequence ATGCAAGGTGGACGGCAATGGAGTATTTGGGTGGCACTGGCTGTGGCAGTGATCGTGGTGGGAAGTTGGTGGTGGCTGGACGATTCCCCGCAACCGGTGACCCGAACGACGGATCCGGCCGGAATCAACAGTGAACCCATTCCGGAGTTCTCGTATACTAATCAGGATGGAGAAGAATTTGGATTTTCCGATCTGGAGGGGGAAATCTGGATTGCCAACCTCGTGTTCACCCGTTGTCCGGATGTTTGTTCCCCGATGACGGCCAACCTCTCCCGCGTTCAGGAACGCCTGAAAGAGGAGGGGATAGACGTGGAATTGGTGACATTCAGCGTGGACCCGGTTCATGACCGGCCGGAAGTATTGAAGCAGTTTGGGAGCAACCTGCGGGCTGACTTTTCCAACTGGAACTTCCTCACCCATGATGACCCGGAAGTGATGCATCGGTTCCTGCAATCGGCATTCCGAGCACCGATTAAGGCGTCTCCTGCCACTGACACCGAACCGTTGACGATTGACCATTCCACCCGTTTTTACGTGATGGATCCCTCGGGGCGCATCATGATGACTCACGATGGCCTTCAACCGGACATGGATGCAATTGTACGCGATGTGGCGGCATTGGATGCAGCGGACGGATTCGTAGCAAAGAAGCGTTAA
- a CDS encoding FixH family protein — MKTMRWKGLRLLFVAIGVVALTACGSSTDEDHTNGHSDHGQQQGAESDVEATLKVDVTVEPEPVQAGEETAVRAAIIQNGEAVEDAHVVRFEIGPEGASEDEREKVETALVDGVYQGMYTFPEAGDYQVMVHVTARGSHMMDAVEVSVP; from the coding sequence ATGAAGACCATGCGATGGAAAGGGCTGCGTCTTTTGTTTGTTGCCATCGGGGTGGTGGCGTTAACCGCCTGCGGCAGCTCCACGGATGAGGATCACACCAACGGGCATAGCGATCATGGACAGCAACAAGGAGCTGAATCCGACGTGGAAGCAACCCTGAAGGTGGATGTGACGGTTGAGCCGGAACCTGTGCAGGCGGGAGAAGAGACCGCTGTCCGAGCGGCCATCATCCAGAACGGGGAAGCAGTGGAAGACGCCCATGTCGTCCGCTTTGAAATCGGGCCGGAAGGTGCTTCCGAAGACGAGCGGGAAAAAGTGGAGACTGCATTGGTGGACGGTGTCTACCAAGGAATGTACACGTTTCCCGAAGCGGGTGATTATCAGGTGATGGTTCATGTCACGGCCCGGGGCAGTCACATGATGGATGCCGTAGAAGTGTCCGTACCGTAA
- a CDS encoding DeoR family transcriptional regulator: MLPHERQERIRQLIRRHGNMKISELSKELDVSEMTVYRDIQPLVEEGLVQKVYGGITLVQGNAVSYAPSQSHGCVLCSRQIDLRLAYRLILSDNRVETACCSHCGLLRHQQAEGQVAQAVCQDFITNTTISARLAWFVMGSEVDVRCCKPQVLNFERLEDAKRFVRGFAEEVLSFEEALNRVQREMEGHSCCSTGQE, encoded by the coding sequence ATGTTGCCTCACGAACGGCAGGAGCGGATCCGACAATTGATCCGCCGACACGGTAATATGAAGATCAGTGAGCTGAGTAAAGAGCTGGACGTTTCGGAGATGACGGTTTACCGGGATATTCAACCACTGGTGGAGGAAGGCTTGGTTCAGAAGGTCTACGGCGGAATCACGCTGGTTCAAGGGAATGCCGTCTCTTACGCTCCTTCTCAAAGCCATGGTTGTGTGTTGTGCAGCCGCCAGATCGACCTTCGCTTGGCCTATCGCCTGATTTTATCGGACAACCGGGTGGAGACGGCTTGTTGCAGTCACTGTGGACTGCTTCGCCATCAACAAGCGGAAGGACAGGTGGCCCAGGCGGTGTGTCAGGACTTTATCACCAACACCACCATCAGCGCACGGCTGGCTTGGTTTGTAATGGGAAGTGAAGTGGACGTTCGCTGTTGCAAACCCCAAGTTCTCAACTTTGAACGCTTGGAAGATGCGAAACGTTTTGTTCGGGGATTTGCAGAAGAGGTACTCTCCTTCGAAGAAGCGCTGAACCGGGTTCAACGGGAGATGGAGGGGCATTCCTGCTGTTCCACGGGACAGGAATAA
- a CDS encoding ABC transporter permease: MIHPHYIKQELTNRFKRTLIAVLSVAIGVALFVSLQSYSEGYHQASRAPLTEIGADIVAQREGKVPKDFVGIVFPHSTAPLRSEEIQSIQRIPGVEKTTEALFFWSFEGDQRFLVTLGIDPVTNIGPARLKTAVREGRFLREDDKKHAVVDTSYASQNQLDVGDSILVNQESFEVVGLVDTSRVGQVANANVYIPIEEAQQMTREAPNVINLYEVEPDITNLLFVKANPQDAPQVSSEIDQLLGKHALVTTPDSFEEILGATFQLVDRFGVLVGLAGLFIALASLLRTVSSNIWERRQEIGLMRSIGWKRREITIQLYTETMVLTCLGWMVGIFLAWVISWGLGTQEVTVPVPWELSPTPHFLGDGAEEMAITVPMEANISPSITLLALVLCVAGGSIASLLLARRISNIKPAEVLKSE; the protein is encoded by the coding sequence ATGATCCATCCGCATTATATCAAGCAAGAGCTTACGAACCGTTTTAAACGGACGCTGATTGCGGTTTTAAGTGTGGCAATCGGTGTGGCCTTGTTTGTCAGCTTACAATCGTACTCGGAAGGCTATCACCAAGCGTCCCGAGCTCCCCTGACCGAAATCGGAGCTGATATTGTCGCTCAGAGGGAAGGAAAGGTTCCGAAGGATTTTGTCGGCATTGTGTTTCCTCACTCCACGGCCCCTCTTCGCAGTGAAGAGATTCAGTCCATTCAACGGATTCCCGGTGTTGAAAAAACGACCGAAGCACTCTTTTTCTGGTCTTTTGAAGGAGATCAACGCTTCCTGGTCACATTGGGAATCGATCCGGTTACCAACATCGGTCCGGCACGACTGAAAACAGCAGTCCGGGAAGGACGCTTTCTTCGTGAAGACGACAAGAAACACGCCGTCGTCGATACCAGCTATGCCAGCCAGAATCAGCTGGATGTCGGTGACTCCATCCTAGTCAACCAAGAATCCTTTGAGGTTGTCGGGCTGGTGGATACCAGCCGTGTCGGCCAGGTGGCCAACGCCAATGTTTATATCCCCATCGAGGAAGCACAACAGATGACTCGGGAAGCTCCCAATGTGATTAATCTCTATGAAGTGGAGCCTGACATCACCAACCTGTTGTTTGTAAAAGCCAACCCGCAAGACGCTCCGCAAGTCTCATCTGAAATCGATCAACTTTTGGGCAAGCATGCGTTGGTAACGACTCCCGACTCGTTTGAAGAGATTTTGGGAGCCACTTTTCAATTGGTCGACCGATTTGGCGTCCTGGTCGGTTTGGCCGGATTGTTTATCGCTCTTGCCAGCTTGCTCCGGACGGTGTCATCAAACATTTGGGAACGAAGGCAGGAAATCGGGTTAATGCGATCCATTGGATGGAAACGCCGGGAGATTACCATTCAATTGTATACGGAAACGATGGTGCTTACCTGTTTGGGATGGATGGTTGGGATCTTTCTCGCCTGGGTTATTTCTTGGGGGCTGGGTACGCAAGAAGTGACGGTGCCCGTTCCATGGGAATTAAGCCCGACGCCTCATTTTTTAGGGGACGGAGCAGAGGAAATGGCGATCACGGTTCCGATGGAAGCAAATATAAGCCCGTCTATTACACTCTTGGCGCTGGTCCTATGCGTGGCAGGGGGAAGTATTGCCAGCTTGTTGTTAGCCCGTCGTATCTCCAATATTAAACCGGCGGAGGTGCTAAAAAGTGAGTGA
- a CDS encoding aminotransferase class IV produces the protein MKWIVNGQVVEDDGGLSPADRGSLLGDGLFETFRVERGVPLLLEKHMDRLMEGTRILRFARVPAREELAAGIRRAIAVNEIDGGYLRLTLTRGRGGLAQPLTELTDPAWWVEARPLALDPRVKERGVTAVIASTRLYPDTPLRRVKSLSFLENVLAKQEARDRGAQEALFLTTDGDVMEGASANLFLVKEGILSTPSLDRGPLPGVVRSWVLETAVRLDLAVEERRVKREELDEADELFLTNSTWGPFPCVAVNGSPVGDGLPGTHTRRWMERWEAEVAAQIGRDQ, from the coding sequence ATGAAGTGGATTGTCAATGGACAAGTGGTGGAAGACGATGGGGGTTTGTCACCGGCGGATCGGGGTTCCCTTCTCGGAGACGGTTTGTTTGAAACCTTTCGGGTGGAGCGAGGAGTTCCCTTGCTGTTGGAGAAGCATATGGATCGGCTGATGGAAGGGACGCGGATTCTGCGCTTTGCCCGGGTTCCCGCCCGCGAGGAGCTGGCAGCCGGAATTCGGCGGGCGATTGCGGTAAACGAGATCGACGGCGGGTACCTTCGTCTCACCTTGACCCGGGGAAGAGGGGGGCTGGCGCAGCCGCTGACGGAATTGACCGATCCCGCCTGGTGGGTGGAAGCACGGCCGCTTGCGCTGGATCCTCGGGTGAAAGAACGGGGCGTGACGGCTGTCATTGCGTCCACCCGCCTCTACCCCGATACGCCTTTGCGGCGGGTGAAGTCCCTCAGCTTTTTGGAGAATGTATTGGCCAAACAGGAAGCACGGGACCGGGGAGCGCAGGAAGCCCTGTTTCTCACGACGGACGGAGACGTGATGGAAGGGGCTTCCGCCAATCTGTTTCTGGTGAAAGAGGGGATTCTCTCCACCCCTTCTCTGGACCGGGGGCCCCTTCCCGGTGTGGTGCGGAGCTGGGTTTTGGAGACGGCGGTCCGTCTCGACCTCGCCGTGGAGGAGAGGCGGGTGAAGCGGGAGGAGTTGGACGAAGCCGATGAACTTTTTTTGACCAATTCCACTTGGGGGCCCTTTCCCTGTGTGGCCGTAAACGGCTCCCCGGTGGGGGACGGTTTGCCCGGTACCCACACCCGCCGCTGGATGGAACGGTGGGAAGCGGAAGTGGCGGCACAGATCGGCAGGGATCAGTGA
- a CDS encoding YcnI family copper-binding membrane protein, with the protein MKRLMSVSLLALALFFSVPAVTYAHVTVQPGVSTTGAYEKYTVRVPVEKKVNTTEVKLKIPKEVRVVSVMPVPEWDYSLDRKDGRVASITWTAAKGGIGEHEFMEFSFVGANPDKPGEVAWKAIQTYEDDSEVRWVGEPSDKEPASITVIEQGEGHSHGHDDQEAKNEETEEQPSAVDEEEEPTAATGENGWPMGLAGLALLLSMIALFRKR; encoded by the coding sequence GTGAAGCGTTTGATGTCTGTCAGTCTGTTGGCGTTGGCCCTGTTTTTTAGCGTTCCGGCGGTTACTTACGCCCATGTAACGGTGCAGCCGGGTGTCAGTACGACGGGTGCTTATGAAAAGTATACCGTTCGGGTGCCGGTGGAAAAAAAGGTCAACACCACCGAAGTGAAACTAAAGATCCCGAAGGAAGTCCGTGTGGTGTCGGTGATGCCGGTACCGGAATGGGACTATTCCTTGGATCGGAAGGATGGGCGAGTGGCTTCCATCACTTGGACCGCTGCCAAGGGCGGCATCGGGGAACATGAATTTATGGAATTCTCCTTCGTGGGAGCAAATCCCGATAAACCGGGTGAAGTGGCTTGGAAAGCGATCCAGACATACGAAGATGACTCCGAGGTTCGCTGGGTCGGTGAACCGAGTGATAAGGAACCGGCTTCCATCACGGTGATCGAGCAGGGGGAAGGTCACAGCCATGGTCATGACGATCAAGAGGCAAAAAACGAGGAGACGGAAGAACAGCCCTCCGCTGTGGATGAAGAGGAGGAACCTACTGCAGCAACAGGTGAAAATGGGTGGCCCATGGGGCTGGCGGGTCTGGCTCTTCTTCTCTCCATGATCGCCTTGTTCCGTAAACGCTGA
- the pabB gene encoding aminodeoxychorismate synthase component I, producing the protein MRVAVDKWKRTWETERLFREMTAGFPDRWLLDSCGKGRYTVMAWDPWERIALWDDQGADPLDALESLLVRLPHVDAPNGAPPFLAGVLGWLGYELAWRWHAIGKPKRRHHSLPDGMWMVPRKVMVMDAKLRETWVCVLDEADPEGELARLSERLNRLPVTGEEGNRPGELLAPLTPVISRDHYRKQMARIKEAIARGDIYQANFTYRVEGKVAGEPWELYRSLRRANPGVYAAYIEGDGYALLSSSPEQFVRWSGSHIETKPIKGTRPRGVTSEADAREKAALAASEKDQAELVMIVDLERNDLGQVCDIGSIRVPRLFDLEPHPTVWHQVAVVEGRLKPQTTPGAIFRAVFPGGSITGAPKLRSMQVIHQLETGRRGVYTGSIGYIDPRGFGEWNIAIRTMTWSGGEEADLSYHVGGGIVWDSDPDAEYEETLAKGRGMSEAVRQWAAKKVKA; encoded by the coding sequence ATGCGCGTGGCAGTCGACAAATGGAAGCGGACTTGGGAAACGGAGCGGCTGTTTCGGGAAATGACCGCGGGCTTTCCGGATCGTTGGTTGTTGGACAGTTGCGGTAAAGGGCGGTACACCGTGATGGCGTGGGATCCCTGGGAACGGATCGCTCTATGGGATGATCAGGGAGCGGATCCGCTGGATGCGTTGGAATCGCTCTTGGTACGGCTGCCGCATGTGGATGCTCCTAACGGGGCGCCTCCCTTCCTGGCGGGGGTACTCGGTTGGCTGGGTTACGAGCTGGCTTGGCGTTGGCATGCCATTGGAAAGCCCAAGCGGAGGCACCACTCGTTGCCTGATGGGATGTGGATGGTCCCGCGCAAGGTAATGGTTATGGATGCAAAGTTAAGGGAAACCTGGGTCTGCGTGTTGGATGAGGCGGATCCGGAAGGGGAGCTGGCTCGGCTGTCGGAACGGCTCAACCGGCTGCCGGTGACAGGCGAGGAGGGAAACCGTCCGGGAGAACTTCTGGCTCCACTGACACCGGTGATCAGCCGCGATCATTACCGGAAGCAAATGGCCCGGATCAAAGAGGCCATCGCCCGGGGAGATATTTATCAGGCCAACTTCACGTACCGGGTGGAGGGGAAAGTGGCGGGAGAGCCGTGGGAATTGTACCGCTCCCTTCGCCGTGCCAACCCCGGTGTGTATGCGGCCTATATCGAAGGAGACGGCTATGCTTTGCTCTCTTCCTCCCCGGAACAGTTTGTCCGCTGGTCCGGATCCCATATCGAAACAAAGCCGATCAAGGGAACTCGCCCCCGCGGTGTCACATCGGAGGCGGATGCCCGGGAGAAGGCGGCTCTTGCCGCCAGTGAAAAGGATCAGGCGGAACTGGTGATGATCGTCGATCTGGAACGGAATGATTTGGGGCAAGTATGTGATATCGGGTCGATCCGGGTGCCGCGCCTGTTTGATCTGGAGCCTCACCCTACGGTGTGGCATCAGGTAGCGGTGGTGGAAGGGCGGCTTAAGCCGCAGACCACTCCCGGTGCAATTTTTCGTGCCGTTTTCCCAGGAGGTTCCATCACCGGAGCCCCGAAATTGCGTTCCATGCAAGTGATTCACCAGTTGGAAACCGGGCGCAGGGGCGTCTACACCGGCTCCATCGGTTATATCGACCCCAGGGGCTTTGGTGAATGGAATATCGCGATCCGCACCATGACTTGGTCCGGCGGAGAAGAGGCGGATCTGTCCTATCATGTGGGCGGGGGGATCGTCTGGGATTCGGATCCCGATGCGGAGTATGAGGAGACCCTGGCCAAGGGACGCGGCATGAGCGAGGCCGTACGGCAATGGGCGGCGAAGAAGGTGAAAGCATGA
- a CDS encoding 7-carboxy-7-deazaguanine synthase QueE — translation MSDWMLPDSETYLEWELPMVEIFETVEGEGMAAGFPTVFVRTFHCNLRCRWCDTPYSFAPAKPVFTATLRQIRERVGSYASRRICLTGGEPLLHREKSLALLETLASLPDVDDVHIETNGAVDLAPFDRWRRESVTGKKVRFILDWKLPDSGESDRMLPDNLSLLKERDELKFVLANRDDFRHAVEFLSRSPHRGQTLFSPVFGELEPRHLVEWVLAEPLPQVKVSLQLHKTIWDPAQRGV, via the coding sequence ATGAGTGATTGGATGCTGCCGGATTCGGAAACGTACTTGGAATGGGAACTGCCGATGGTGGAGATTTTTGAAACGGTAGAAGGAGAGGGAATGGCTGCTGGTTTTCCCACCGTGTTTGTGCGGACGTTTCACTGCAACCTGCGCTGCCGTTGGTGTGACACCCCCTACAGTTTTGCCCCCGCCAAACCGGTGTTTACTGCTACCTTGCGCCAAATTCGGGAACGGGTCGGCTCATATGCCAGTCGCCGCATCTGTCTCACCGGAGGGGAGCCCCTGTTGCATCGGGAAAAATCGCTGGCTTTGTTGGAAACGTTGGCATCGCTGCCGGATGTGGATGACGTTCACATCGAGACCAACGGAGCTGTTGACCTGGCTCCTTTTGACCGGTGGCGGCGGGAATCGGTCACGGGGAAGAAAGTCCGGTTTATTTTGGACTGGAAGCTGCCTGACTCTGGTGAGTCGGACCGGATGTTGCCGGACAACCTTTCTCTGCTAAAAGAGAGAGACGAATTGAAGTTTGTGCTGGCGAATCGGGACGACTTCCGCCATGCCGTGGAGTTTCTCTCCCGCAGTCCCCATCGGGGACAGACCTTGTTCAGCCCCGTCTTTGGTGAATTGGAACCGCGTCATCTGGTGGAGTGGGTGTTGGCGGAACCGCTGCCTCAAGTCAAAGTCAGTTTGCAACTGCATAAAACCATCTGGGATCCGGCACAAAGGGGGGTGTAA
- a CDS encoding ABC transporter ATP-binding protein → MLKAEQLTKTYGSVTSVDQVDLTIERGEFLAILGRSGSGKSTLLSLLAGLESPDRGEITFFDQSITSLTEDELALWRRDNIGLVFQSFNLIPTLSALENVCFPLYPEKNISVDQRRKKAQTCLEQVGLSHRSDHRPGQLSGGEQQRVAIARSLVNDASMILADEPTGNLDSKTGDEILQLFQRLQRENNVTLVVVTHDEAHVAAAADRIIRMEDGRVIDEWTNAKAN, encoded by the coding sequence ATGTTGAAAGCGGAACAGCTGACAAAAACATACGGATCCGTCACTTCAGTGGATCAGGTGGACTTGACGATAGAAAGAGGAGAATTTTTAGCGATTCTGGGCCGGTCGGGTTCGGGGAAAAGTACGCTGTTATCCCTTTTGGCGGGCTTGGAAAGTCCCGACCGAGGGGAGATTACCTTTTTCGATCAGTCGATCACTTCCTTGACAGAAGATGAGCTGGCTCTTTGGAGACGGGATAACATCGGACTCGTCTTCCAAAGTTTTAATCTGATTCCCACCCTGTCAGCGTTGGAAAATGTGTGTTTTCCGCTGTATCCTGAAAAAAATATCTCCGTGGATCAGAGGCGGAAAAAGGCACAGACTTGCCTGGAACAAGTCGGGTTGTCTCACCGAAGTGATCACCGGCCCGGCCAGCTCAGCGGCGGGGAACAGCAACGGGTTGCGATTGCCCGCTCGTTGGTTAACGATGCTTCTATGATTCTGGCCGATGAACCGACGGGGAATTTGGACAGTAAAACCGGTGATGAGATCTTGCAGTTATTTCAGCGGCTTCAAAGAGAAAACAATGTGACATTGGTAGTGGTTACGCACGATGAGGCTCATGTGGCAGCTGCTGCGGATCGTATCATTCGTATGGAGGATGGGAGGGTGATCGATGAATGGACGAACGCAAAGGCCAATTAG